The Micromonospora sp. M71_S20 genome has a window encoding:
- a CDS encoding GlxA family transcriptional regulator — protein MEIPGSREVVVMVHDGVVLLDVAGPVQVLHGSGGYRVRLASVDGRAVRTDVGVPLDVELPVHQVRHRFDTLLVPGYALATAQPPPALVAELPRLSGLARRTAAICTGAFLLAAARLLDGRRATTHWAACADLAARFPAVRVRPDALYVRDGPLFTSAGVTAGIDLTLTLVEEDHGPERARTTAKYLVVFLHRPGGQSQFTVRGSTTAVPGSALRRVLDAVAADPAAPHTLATMAAHASVSERHLTRLFRHTVGTTPIRYVERVRVEAAKTLLEATHDGVTRIARACGFGSDDSMRRAFLRGIGITPAEYRQRFRSAHPTPER, from the coding sequence GTGGAGATCCCCGGAAGCCGCGAGGTGGTCGTGATGGTGCACGACGGCGTCGTGCTGCTCGACGTGGCGGGGCCCGTGCAGGTGCTGCACGGCAGCGGCGGCTACCGGGTCCGACTGGCCTCCGTGGACGGTCGCGCGGTGCGCACCGACGTGGGTGTACCCCTCGACGTGGAGCTGCCCGTGCACCAGGTGCGGCATCGCTTCGACACGCTCCTGGTGCCTGGCTACGCCCTCGCCACGGCGCAGCCGCCCCCGGCCCTCGTCGCCGAACTCCCCCGCCTCAGCGGGCTCGCCCGTCGCACGGCGGCCATCTGCACCGGCGCGTTCCTGCTCGCGGCGGCGCGCCTGCTCGACGGCCGCCGGGCCACCACGCACTGGGCGGCCTGCGCCGACCTCGCGGCGCGGTTTCCCGCGGTCCGCGTCCGGCCCGACGCCCTCTACGTGCGCGACGGTCCGCTGTTCACCTCGGCCGGCGTGACCGCGGGCATCGACCTGACGTTGACGCTGGTCGAGGAGGACCACGGGCCGGAGCGCGCCCGCACCACCGCCAAGTACCTCGTGGTCTTCCTGCACCGCCCCGGCGGCCAGTCCCAGTTCACCGTCCGCGGCAGCACCACGGCCGTTCCCGGCAGCGCGCTGCGCCGCGTGCTGGACGCCGTCGCCGCCGACCCGGCCGCACCGCACACGCTCGCCACGATGGCGGCGCACGCGTCGGTCAGCGAACGGCACCTCACGCGCCTGTTCCGCCACACGGTCGGGACGACCCCCATCCGGTACGTCGAGCGGGTCCGGGTCGAGGCCGCGAAGACCCTGCTCGAAGCCACCCACGACGGGGTGACCCGCATCGCCCGTGCCTGCGGCTTCGGCTCGGACGACAGCATGCGCCGCGCGTTCCTGCGCGGCATCGGCATCACCCCGGC
- a CDS encoding glycosyl hydrolase family 18 protein, whose translation MGALRRRFSKLLVGGAVGLLAAATALIVAPAAHSSVGQDEACRPDGLYRTPGVAVPYCTVYDTDGREKLGADHSRRIIGYFTSWRTGRNGAPAYLAHQIPWDKVTHINYAFAHVDAANKISVGNPKAADNPATNMTWPGVAGAEMDPQYAYTGHFNLLNKYKKQNPNVRTLISVGGWAETGGYLDDNGDRVDAGGFYRMTTTGSNTVNTAGIATFADSVVAFLRTYGFDGVDIDYEYPTSNNKAGNPLDFAQADAKRAGLNASYQVLMKTLREKLDAAAATDGKHYLLTVAAPASGWLLRGMESSQALRYLDYVNIMSYDLHGSWNHHVGPNAALFDNGDDAELAAGGVYGAYGNIGYLNTDWAYHYFRGALPSGRVNIGVPYYTRGWQGVTGGTNGLWGRAALPDQTKCPPGTGSSIGSTTPCGNGAVGIDNLWHDLDGAGREVPAGANPMWHAKNLERGITPDYLSAYGLTPATDPTDRISGSYARHYSAALVAPWLWNAQKGVFLSTEDEQSLGAKADYVVDKGIGGVMVWELAGDYAYDQAKGQYGMGETLTTLLYDKFRTAPAYGARRAAVTLPTRTIDVTATVGGFALGDNNYPINPELRLTNNTGSPIPAGAQLEFDYPTTTPTLTQQSGWALTTVSTGHTGSNVGGLRGDYNRVRLTVPAAIAPGAYAEVTLNYQLPISGPANFTLSFGGQTYALASDHARGAVPVGPTPSPSGSTPPGGTCTVPAWSAGTAYSGGAVVSHDRHRWTARWWTQGDVPGANAQGVWTDNGPC comes from the coding sequence GTGGGCGCGTTGCGAAGACGGTTCAGCAAGCTCCTCGTCGGCGGTGCGGTCGGTCTGCTGGCCGCGGCGACGGCGCTGATTGTGGCCCCCGCCGCACATTCCTCCGTCGGGCAGGACGAGGCGTGCCGGCCGGACGGGCTGTACCGGACGCCAGGCGTGGCGGTGCCGTACTGCACCGTCTACGACACCGACGGCCGGGAGAAGCTGGGCGCCGACCATTCCCGGCGCATCATCGGCTACTTCACCAGCTGGCGCACCGGACGCAACGGCGCCCCGGCGTACCTGGCCCACCAGATCCCCTGGGACAAGGTCACCCACATCAACTACGCCTTCGCCCACGTCGACGCCGCCAACAAGATCTCGGTCGGCAACCCGAAGGCGGCCGACAACCCGGCCACCAACATGACCTGGCCGGGCGTCGCCGGCGCCGAGATGGATCCGCAGTACGCCTACACCGGGCACTTCAACCTGCTCAACAAGTACAAGAAGCAGAACCCGAACGTGCGTACGCTGATCAGCGTCGGCGGCTGGGCCGAGACCGGCGGCTACCTCGACGACAACGGCGACCGGGTCGACGCGGGCGGCTTCTACCGGATGACCACCACCGGCAGCAACACCGTCAACACCGCCGGCATCGCCACCTTCGCCGACTCCGTGGTCGCCTTCCTGCGCACCTACGGCTTCGACGGCGTGGACATCGACTACGAGTACCCGACCTCCAACAACAAGGCAGGCAACCCGCTCGACTTCGCCCAGGCGGACGCCAAGCGGGCCGGTCTCAACGCTTCCTACCAGGTGCTGATGAAGACGCTGCGGGAGAAGCTCGACGCGGCCGCCGCCACGGACGGCAAGCACTACCTGCTCACGGTGGCCGCACCCGCCTCCGGATGGCTGCTGCGGGGGATGGAGTCCTCGCAGGCGTTGCGGTACCTGGACTACGTCAACATCATGTCGTACGACCTGCACGGGTCCTGGAACCACCATGTCGGCCCGAACGCCGCCCTCTTCGACAACGGCGACGACGCCGAGCTGGCCGCCGGCGGCGTCTACGGCGCCTACGGCAACATCGGGTACCTCAACACCGACTGGGCCTACCACTACTTCCGGGGGGCGCTGCCCAGCGGGCGGGTCAACATCGGCGTCCCCTACTACACGCGCGGCTGGCAGGGCGTCACCGGTGGCACCAACGGGCTGTGGGGCCGCGCCGCACTGCCGGACCAGACCAAGTGCCCGCCGGGCACCGGCTCCTCGATCGGCTCCACCACCCCCTGTGGAAACGGCGCGGTCGGCATCGACAACCTCTGGCACGACCTGGACGGCGCCGGCAGGGAGGTGCCAGCCGGGGCGAACCCGATGTGGCACGCCAAGAACCTGGAACGCGGCATCACCCCGGACTACCTGTCCGCGTACGGCCTCACGCCGGCCACCGACCCGACCGACCGGATCAGCGGCAGCTACGCCCGCCACTACTCCGCCGCGCTGGTCGCGCCCTGGCTGTGGAACGCGCAGAAGGGCGTCTTCCTCTCCACCGAGGACGAGCAGTCCCTCGGCGCCAAGGCGGACTACGTGGTGGACAAGGGCATCGGCGGGGTGATGGTCTGGGAACTCGCCGGTGACTACGCCTACGACCAGGCCAAGGGCCAGTACGGCATGGGCGAGACGCTCACCACCCTGCTCTACGACAAGTTCCGGACGGCGCCCGCGTACGGTGCCCGTCGTGCCGCCGTCACCCTGCCGACCCGGACCATCGACGTGACCGCCACGGTCGGGGGCTTCGCTCTCGGCGACAACAACTACCCGATCAACCCCGAACTGCGGCTCACCAACAACACCGGCAGCCCGATCCCGGCCGGGGCGCAGCTGGAGTTCGACTACCCGACCACCACGCCGACCCTCACCCAGCAGTCCGGCTGGGCCTTGACCACCGTGTCCACGGGCCACACCGGCAGCAACGTGGGCGGGCTCAGGGGCGACTACAACCGGGTGCGGCTCACCGTACCGGCCGCCATCGCCCCGGGCGCGTACGCGGAGGTGACCCTCAACTACCAGCTGCCGATCTCCGGACCGGCCAACTTCACCCTCAGCTTCGGCGGGCAGACGTACGCGCTGGCCAGCGACCACGCCCGTGGGGCCGTGCCGGTCGGCCCGACGCCCAGCCCGAGCGGCTCGACCCCGCCGGGCGGGACCTGCACGGTGCCGGCCTGGTCGGCGGGCACCGCCTACTCCGGCGGCGCGGTGGTCTCCCACGACCGCCACCGGTGGACCGCGAGGTGGTGGACCCAGGGTGACGTGCCGGGAGCCAACGCCCAGGGCGTCTGGACCGACAACGGCCCCTGCTGA
- a CDS encoding GNAT family N-acetyltransferase has translation MSIEMVSRFPVDDVALSVLHARAFGGAVGQVTPWAERLERHALTWVGAFDAGRLVGFVQVCWDGGAHAFLLDTAVDPEWQHRGIGAGLVRAAVDDAAAAGCEWLHVDYEAHLEPFYLDRCGFRPTSAGLLQLPGRQRAEGA, from the coding sequence GTGTCGATCGAGATGGTGTCGCGCTTCCCTGTCGATGACGTGGCACTCAGCGTCCTTCACGCCCGAGCCTTCGGTGGCGCGGTCGGGCAGGTCACGCCGTGGGCCGAGCGGCTGGAGCGACACGCGTTGACCTGGGTCGGCGCCTTCGACGCCGGCCGCCTGGTGGGCTTCGTCCAGGTCTGCTGGGACGGTGGGGCGCACGCCTTCCTGCTCGACACGGCGGTGGACCCGGAATGGCAGCACCGGGGAATCGGCGCGGGCCTGGTGCGGGCTGCGGTCGACGACGCTGCGGCTGCGGGCTGCGAGTGGCTGCACGTCGACTATGAGGCGCACCTGGAGCCGTTCTACCTCGATCGGTGCGGGTTCCGCCCCACGTCCGCAGGCCTGCTGCAACTGCCTGGACGTCAGCGCGCCGAGGGGGCGTAG
- a CDS encoding TetR/AcrR family transcriptional regulator has protein sequence MEETTGLRERKKAATRLALHEAALRLATEHGLDRVTVEAIADAANVSRRTFSNYFSSKEEAVFHGDAVRLRRLLELVRRQPADAPPWAVLSGAAERLAVEAYGNAPPSWLLHRRQLRGHPGLVAHQIAAYTAIERELADDVARRLTGPDRTLRSRVLAATFLASLRVAIQHWIDHPDGPLLDILRTALAETATTPAVTSDPIVTPDPTGTPAPPAAR, from the coding sequence ATGGAGGAGACCACCGGCCTGCGGGAGCGCAAGAAGGCGGCCACCCGCCTCGCCCTGCACGAGGCGGCCCTGCGCCTCGCCACCGAGCACGGGCTCGACCGGGTCACCGTGGAGGCCATCGCCGACGCCGCGAACGTCTCCCGCCGGACGTTCTCCAACTACTTCTCCAGCAAGGAGGAGGCGGTCTTCCACGGTGACGCCGTACGGCTGCGCCGGCTGCTGGAGCTGGTCCGCCGGCAGCCGGCCGACGCGCCGCCGTGGGCCGTGCTGAGCGGGGCCGCCGAACGCCTCGCCGTCGAGGCGTACGGCAACGCCCCACCCTCCTGGCTGCTGCACCGCCGTCAGCTACGCGGGCACCCGGGCCTCGTCGCGCACCAGATCGCGGCCTACACCGCCATCGAGCGCGAACTCGCCGACGACGTCGCCCGCCGGTTGACCGGCCCCGACCGGACGCTGCGCTCCCGGGTCCTGGCGGCGACCTTCCTGGCCTCCCTGCGCGTCGCCATCCAGCACTGGATCGACCACCCCGACGGCCCGCTGCTCGACATCCTCCGCACCGCGCTCGCCGAGACCGCCACCACCCCGGCGGTCACGTCAGACCCGATCGTCACGCCCGACCCGACCGGCACGCCCGCGCCGCCGGCCGCCCGCTGA
- a CDS encoding MarR family winged helix-turn-helix transcriptional regulator, translating to METAGRELGARLSELVRSVRLIKRHRADVRPAVPVGLAGLLMQIEKLPADCHARELAARSGLDPSTVSRAVASLVSHGLVERRADPADKRASLLTVTPAGRAALTDTYDWYGRILDTALADWTPAEVAAFATALGRFTRDIETVLGHHDTLEAAR from the coding sequence GTGGAAACTGCCGGCCGCGAACTCGGTGCGAGGCTGTCCGAGCTGGTCAGGAGCGTACGGTTGATCAAACGGCACCGGGCCGACGTCCGTCCGGCCGTGCCCGTCGGTCTCGCCGGCCTCCTCATGCAGATCGAGAAGCTGCCCGCCGACTGCCACGCCCGCGAGCTGGCGGCCCGCAGCGGGCTCGACCCGTCGACCGTCAGCCGCGCCGTCGCCTCACTCGTCAGCCACGGCCTGGTCGAGCGGCGCGCCGACCCCGCCGACAAGCGGGCCAGCCTGCTGACCGTCACCCCGGCCGGGCGGGCCGCCCTGACCGACACCTACGACTGGTACGGCCGGATCCTCGACACCGCGCTCGCCGACTGGACCCCCGCGGAGGTGGCGGCGTTCGCCACCGCGCTCGGCCGGTTCACCCGCGACATCGAGACCGTCCTCGGACACCACGACACCCTGGAGGCCGCGCGATGA
- a CDS encoding MDR family MFS transporter produces MSAPTTTAGDAPMTHRQTLEALSGLLLVLFVAMLSGTVVSTALPNIIGALNGSQTQYTWVVTATLLTATATTPIWGKLADLFNKKLLVQVAIAVFLVGSVIAGFAQTAEQLIAARAFQGIGVGGLQALVQVAIAAMIPPRERGRYNGYLGGVMAVATVGGPLLGGLIVDTSWLGWRWCFFVGVPVAAIALVLLHFTLRLPTVRRENVKIDYLGAALIAAGVSVLLIWISFVDDSFAWASWQTAAMVGGSVALLALAVWVESRADEPVVPLDLVRQRTTFLAILGSLAVGMAMFGGAVFLGQYFQIGRGYSPTEAGLLTIPMMAGVLGSSIIAGRLITKTGKIKPYIVFGAVVLVIGFALLGTIDHETSLLLVGVAMFIVGVGVGMTMQNLVLAVQNTVSLRDIGAASSTVAFFRSLGGTIGVSVLGAVLARRVTDQITTDLSAAGIPTSGSAAGGSLNLDAMPGAVQQIVRAAYGDATGHIFLISAAIAVVGIIAAVLLKPVGLRSSLDLPDPARSTAVAADAVDGAPAFDQVTVDAAGRETSARR; encoded by the coding sequence ATGAGCGCACCCACCACCACGGCCGGCGACGCGCCGATGACACACCGGCAGACGCTGGAGGCCCTCAGCGGCCTGCTGCTGGTGCTGTTCGTCGCGATGCTCAGCGGCACCGTCGTCTCGACGGCGCTGCCGAACATCATCGGCGCGTTGAACGGGTCGCAGACCCAGTACACCTGGGTGGTCACCGCCACCCTGCTCACCGCGACCGCGACCACCCCGATCTGGGGCAAGCTCGCCGACCTGTTCAACAAGAAGCTCCTGGTCCAGGTCGCCATCGCCGTCTTCCTGGTCGGCTCGGTGATCGCCGGCTTCGCCCAGACCGCCGAGCAGCTCATCGCCGCCCGCGCGTTCCAGGGCATCGGCGTCGGCGGCCTCCAGGCCCTCGTCCAGGTCGCCATCGCGGCGATGATCCCGCCCCGGGAGCGCGGCCGGTACAACGGCTACCTCGGTGGCGTCATGGCGGTGGCGACGGTCGGCGGCCCGCTGCTGGGCGGGCTCATCGTCGACACGTCCTGGCTCGGCTGGCGCTGGTGCTTCTTCGTCGGCGTCCCCGTCGCCGCCATCGCGCTCGTCCTCCTGCACTTCACCCTGCGCCTGCCGACGGTCCGTCGCGAGAACGTGAAGATCGACTACCTGGGCGCGGCGCTGATCGCCGCTGGCGTCAGCGTGCTGCTCATCTGGATCTCCTTCGTCGACGACTCGTTCGCCTGGGCCTCCTGGCAGACCGCCGCCATGGTGGGCGGCTCGGTCGCGCTGCTCGCCCTGGCCGTCTGGGTGGAGTCCCGGGCCGACGAGCCGGTCGTCCCGCTCGACCTCGTCCGCCAGCGGACCACCTTCCTGGCCATCCTGGGCAGCCTGGCGGTCGGCATGGCGATGTTCGGCGGCGCCGTCTTCCTCGGCCAGTACTTCCAGATCGGCCGCGGCTACAGCCCGACCGAGGCCGGGCTGCTCACCATCCCGATGATGGCCGGCGTCCTCGGGTCGTCGATCATCGCCGGCCGGCTGATCACGAAGACCGGCAAGATCAAGCCGTACATCGTGTTCGGCGCGGTCGTGCTCGTCATCGGGTTCGCCCTGCTCGGCACCATCGACCACGAGACCTCGCTTCTGCTGGTCGGCGTGGCCATGTTCATCGTCGGTGTCGGGGTCGGCATGACGATGCAGAACCTCGTCCTCGCCGTGCAGAACACCGTCTCGCTCCGCGACATCGGCGCGGCCAGCTCGACCGTCGCGTTCTTCCGGTCGCTCGGCGGCACGATCGGCGTCTCCGTGCTCGGCGCCGTCCTCGCCCGGCGGGTGACCGACCAGATCACCACCGACCTCTCCGCCGCCGGCATCCCCACCTCCGGCAGCGCGGCGGGCGGCAGCCTGAACCTCGACGCCATGCCCGGCGCGGTCCAGCAGATCGTCCGCGCGGCGTACGGGGACGCCACCGGCCACATCTTCCTCATCTCCGCCGCGATCGCCGTCGTCGGCATCATCGCCGCGGTCCTGTTGAAGCCGGTCGGTCTGCGCAGCAGCCTGGATCTGCCCGACCCCGCCAGGTCGACGGCCGTGGCCGCCGATGCCGTCGACGGCGCTCCGGCCTTCGACCAGGTGACGGTGGACGCCGCCGGTCGGGAGACGTCGGCCCGCCGCTGA
- a CDS encoding BTAD domain-containing putative transcriptional regulator, giving the protein MRFQLLGPLEVRIDGRPVPLGTVKQRLLCATLLLDPNEVLHTGHLAEMLWDEPRPASAAANLRTYAHGLRQALRDRSDGASRLHTGTGGYLLEVRPGERDLDEFEEAAQHGRDARARGELRQAEASLAHALTLWRDSPLAGLPLPHTVAVRLTRLHEQRLMVEEEHVQAKLDLGASAELVGRLREHVDDHPLRQRGWGQLMTALYRTGDIAGAVDAYLRARRALADQLGIDPSPWLEALYRDILDHSPDLTGEPQRSPPARIVVRGLPPAVDILVGRQAEMDTVRGWLDESATCPVVALHGPGGAGKSALAVRLAHHLADRYPGGALYVDLQGSDVDLPPLRPIDVLGRFLRALGVPGNAVPGDVGEATVAYRSELTGRGVLVVLDNARDAAQVRSLLPADASCGVMVTSRRMLATLPNGRHLAVGLLSRAEAVELLAGECGTDRVAAEPDAAVRLVDLCGLLPLAIRIVGARLVSRPGWPIARLVERLADPGLRLNELEFDDLSVRPSIALTYAALRDGGPGEQLCARAFRLIGDSRLPAVTTRAVAALLGESPARAETVLERLADERLAEPREPGVYGIHDLVRLYAVERAEDETPGDREAALRRLLEAYVQGARELERMANAGWSPTGASGQDRPAWQEPPQTPAKAVRWLAEEHLNILAAFRQASTASTGTAKLAAELAWGSVASLRRHGYLQEALTLVDGAAATTERLGLTLEHCAALFYRAAFNKGTADPSVVEADLQRCLELLQSLGDRDRIATCLEALGNLRHRMGDVSRALVYHDEALALRRESGRLLMIGATLSNSAQVRLSAGAGEQAFADVEEALRIARDIDAVGLIGAALTMRGQLLCRTDRWSEARECLDEALVATDRSGDLPSRCEALLSRAAAHLRLGRHAAAAHDADEAGSAAVRIGDRYLLAVARQALGRIAGAAGDAGAAAKLDSDARVLFRSLPGYREPQYVEYFGQH; this is encoded by the coding sequence ATGCGTTTCCAACTTCTGGGGCCGCTCGAGGTGCGGATCGACGGTCGGCCGGTGCCGCTCGGTACGGTGAAGCAACGGCTGCTCTGCGCCACCCTGCTGCTGGATCCGAACGAGGTGCTGCACACCGGACACCTCGCCGAGATGCTGTGGGACGAGCCTCGGCCGGCGTCCGCGGCGGCCAACCTGAGGACGTACGCCCACGGGCTGCGCCAGGCCCTGCGTGACCGGTCGGACGGGGCGAGCCGGCTGCACACCGGCACCGGCGGCTACCTGCTCGAGGTGCGCCCCGGCGAGCGGGACCTCGACGAGTTCGAGGAGGCGGCCCAGCACGGCCGCGACGCCCGTGCCCGAGGTGAGCTGCGGCAGGCGGAGGCGAGCCTGGCCCACGCGCTCACGCTCTGGCGCGACTCACCGCTCGCCGGGCTGCCCCTGCCCCACACGGTCGCCGTACGCCTGACCCGCCTGCACGAGCAACGGCTGATGGTCGAGGAGGAGCACGTCCAGGCCAAACTCGACCTGGGCGCGTCCGCCGAGCTGGTCGGGCGGCTGCGCGAGCATGTCGACGACCATCCCCTGCGGCAGCGTGGCTGGGGTCAGCTGATGACCGCGCTCTACCGCACCGGCGACATCGCGGGTGCGGTCGACGCGTACCTGCGGGCCCGACGGGCGCTGGCCGATCAGCTCGGCATCGATCCCAGCCCGTGGCTGGAGGCGCTCTACCGCGACATCCTCGACCACAGCCCCGACCTGACCGGCGAGCCGCAGCGGTCACCGCCCGCGCGGATCGTGGTGCGCGGGCTGCCGCCGGCCGTCGACATCCTCGTCGGCCGACAGGCCGAGATGGACACCGTACGCGGCTGGCTCGACGAATCCGCGACGTGCCCGGTGGTCGCGTTGCACGGCCCGGGAGGGGCCGGCAAGTCGGCGCTGGCCGTCCGGCTCGCCCACCACCTCGCCGACCGGTACCCCGGCGGTGCCCTCTACGTGGACCTGCAGGGATCGGACGTCGACCTGCCACCGCTGCGACCCATCGACGTCCTCGGCCGCTTCCTCCGCGCGCTCGGGGTGCCGGGCAACGCCGTGCCGGGCGACGTCGGCGAAGCCACCGTCGCGTACCGGTCCGAGCTCACGGGGCGGGGCGTGCTCGTCGTCCTCGACAACGCCCGCGACGCCGCCCAGGTCAGGAGCCTGCTGCCAGCGGACGCCTCGTGCGGTGTCATGGTCACCAGCAGGCGGATGCTCGCGACCCTGCCCAACGGCCGGCATCTCGCTGTGGGGCTGCTGTCCCGCGCGGAGGCGGTCGAGCTGCTCGCCGGCGAGTGCGGCACCGACCGGGTGGCGGCCGAGCCGGACGCGGCCGTCCGCCTTGTGGATCTCTGCGGCCTGCTGCCGCTGGCCATCCGCATCGTGGGCGCCCGCCTGGTCAGCCGGCCGGGCTGGCCGATCGCCCGCCTGGTCGAGCGGCTCGCCGACCCCGGACTCCGCCTCAACGAGCTGGAGTTCGACGACCTCAGCGTCCGGCCGTCCATCGCGCTCACCTACGCCGCGCTGCGCGACGGGGGCCCGGGGGAGCAGCTGTGCGCCCGCGCCTTCCGGCTGATCGGCGACAGCCGGCTGCCCGCCGTCACCACCCGCGCCGTCGCCGCCCTGCTCGGCGAGTCGCCCGCCCGGGCCGAGACCGTTCTCGAACGCCTCGCCGACGAGCGGTTGGCGGAGCCCCGGGAGCCGGGCGTCTACGGCATCCACGACCTGGTCCGCCTGTACGCCGTCGAACGGGCCGAGGACGAGACGCCGGGGGACCGGGAGGCCGCGCTGCGGCGGCTGCTGGAGGCGTACGTGCAGGGGGCCCGGGAGTTGGAGCGGATGGCCAACGCCGGCTGGTCGCCGACCGGTGCCAGCGGCCAGGACCGACCCGCCTGGCAGGAGCCGCCGCAGACCCCCGCGAAGGCCGTCCGGTGGCTGGCCGAGGAGCACCTCAACATCCTGGCCGCCTTCCGGCAGGCGTCGACCGCCTCCACCGGCACCGCGAAGCTTGCGGCCGAGCTGGCCTGGGGGAGCGTCGCCTCGTTGCGCCGGCACGGCTACCTCCAGGAGGCCCTCACCCTCGTCGACGGCGCCGCCGCCACCACCGAGCGGCTGGGCCTCACGCTCGAACACTGTGCCGCGCTGTTCTACCGGGCGGCGTTCAACAAGGGCACCGCCGACCCGTCGGTGGTCGAGGCGGACCTGCAGCGCTGCCTCGAACTCCTCCAGTCGCTCGGCGACCGCGACCGGATCGCCACCTGCCTGGAGGCCCTCGGCAACCTGCGTCACCGGATGGGCGACGTGTCGCGCGCCCTCGTCTACCACGACGAGGCGCTCGCGCTCCGCCGTGAGTCGGGCCGACTGCTCATGATCGGCGCGACCCTCAGCAACTCCGCCCAGGTGCGCCTCTCCGCCGGGGCCGGGGAGCAGGCCTTCGCGGACGTCGAGGAGGCGCTGCGGATCGCCCGCGACATCGACGCGGTGGGCCTGATCGGTGCGGCCCTCACCATGCGGGGGCAACTGCTGTGCCGCACCGACCGATGGTCCGAGGCCCGCGAGTGCCTCGACGAGGCGCTGGTCGCCACCGACCGCTCCGGCGACCTGCCGTCGCGCTGCGAGGCGCTGCTGTCGCGCGCGGCGGCCCACCTCCGGCTCGGGCGTCACGCCGCTGCCGCCCACGACGCCGACGAGGCGGGCTCGGCGGCCGTCCGGATCGGTGACCGCTACCTGCTGGCCGTCGCGCGCCAGGCCCTGGGCCGGATCGCCGGGGCCGCGGGCGACGCCGGCGCCGCAGCGAAGCTGGACTCCGACGCCCGGGTCCTGTTCAGGTCGCTGCCGGGCTATCGGGAGCCGCAGTACGTCGAGTACTTCGGCCAGCACTGA